One Gaiella occulta genomic region harbors:
- a CDS encoding (2Fe-2S)-binding protein — MATTPTTSRTISVEINGTTYEREVPASRLLVHFLRDDLDLTGTHVGCDTGSCGACTVQLDGAAVKSCCMLAVQADGASLRTVEGLAGEDGELSALQQAFHTHHGLQCGYCTPGMLMSATALLERNPHPSEDEVKLALQGNICRCTGYWNIVEAVVAAGEGGAQ, encoded by the coding sequence ATGGCCACCACACCGACCACGAGCCGGACGATCTCGGTCGAGATCAACGGCACCACGTACGAGCGCGAGGTGCCCGCCTCGCGCCTGCTCGTGCACTTCCTGCGCGACGACCTCGACCTCACCGGCACCCATGTCGGCTGCGACACGGGGAGCTGCGGCGCGTGCACCGTGCAGCTCGACGGCGCCGCGGTGAAGAGCTGCTGCATGCTCGCCGTGCAGGCCGACGGGGCGTCGCTGCGCACCGTCGAGGGGCTCGCCGGCGAGGACGGCGAGCTGAGCGCCCTGCAGCAGGCGTTCCATACCCACCACGGCCTCCAGTGCGGCTACTGCACGCCCGGGATGCTGATGAGCGCGACGGCGCTGCTCGAGCGCAACCCGCACCCGAGCGAGGACGAGGTCAAGCTGGCGTTGCAGGGGAACATCTGCCGCTGCACGGGCTACTGGAACATCGTCGAGGCGGTCGTGGCCGCGGGCGAAGGAGGTGCGCAGTGA
- a CDS encoding xanthine dehydrogenase family protein molybdopterin-binding subunit produces the protein MTTVETEAPTLQKGAAMGQSVPRKEDGRLVQGQGVFFDDIKRHGMGFLHFVRSPYAHAKIESIDVSAAHELPGVYGTLTGDEVAILTDPFFQIAAPPGGHVKDYALAVGKVRYIGEPVVAVVAQTRELARDAAELVTVEYEPLEVVVDARKALQEGAPVLHEECGGNMSYTGVWEWGDVDAAFAEADHIVSIKELHFDRFNSTPLECDGALVEYNRGTGQWTMYTNNQFPGFAAIMMGPALRVGLDKLRIVTQDIGGGFGNKITTHPQLVVCCLLARKLKRPIQWTEWRTEFHQSMSHGNERWFEDTEVAVKADGTLLGFRTKAIDDAGAYLRYEPLGGVIWSQVAPGMYKWRHLRVEFTQAMTNKAPCSPNRGYSRMQQLWFTERVIDIVAHELGFDPVEIRKRNYVQPEDMPYETPNGCVYDSGDYPRALEMALELVGADRIEERRAEAASRGKLLGLGIGSTLDSGTNNFGQSQLVNPDLQFSGNNEVATVKLDIFGEVVVTLGTTPQGQGHETTAAQVVADTIGCDVDSVHVRAGHDSYWNSHAGFSGTYASQFAVTGLGAVKGAADMLAGQMKQLAAMVFQCAPDDIELAEGFARIKGNPEAALPFMALGAIVNANNAGFPDDPPTLNCRYVYRPPFQVPDKERKFGNLTLTYSMQIHACVVEVDPETGVTEVVDYAAVDDCGTRINPQIVEGQVMGATAHAIGAALWETFAYDEDGNLLTPNFYDYHVPHALDMPPLKTAAIESPSPFTPLGTKGMGEGGGGGIHCICAGIQDALRAAGGAIVTDSHNPYHRVWELIAHPERSRENVEVRSK, from the coding sequence GTGACCACCGTCGAGACCGAGGCGCCGACCCTGCAGAAGGGCGCCGCGATGGGGCAGAGCGTCCCGCGCAAGGAGGACGGCCGGCTCGTCCAGGGCCAGGGCGTCTTCTTCGACGACATCAAGCGGCACGGCATGGGCTTCCTGCACTTCGTGCGCTCGCCCTACGCGCACGCGAAGATCGAGTCGATCGACGTGTCGGCGGCGCACGAGCTGCCCGGCGTGTACGGGACGCTCACGGGCGACGAGGTGGCGATCCTGACCGACCCGTTCTTCCAGATCGCGGCGCCTCCCGGCGGCCACGTGAAGGACTACGCGCTCGCCGTCGGCAAGGTGCGCTACATAGGGGAGCCCGTCGTCGCCGTCGTCGCACAGACACGCGAGCTCGCGCGCGACGCGGCCGAGCTCGTGACGGTCGAGTACGAGCCGCTCGAGGTCGTCGTCGACGCGCGCAAGGCGCTCCAGGAAGGGGCGCCGGTGCTGCACGAGGAGTGCGGCGGGAACATGTCCTACACGGGCGTGTGGGAGTGGGGCGACGTCGACGCGGCGTTCGCCGAGGCCGATCACATCGTCTCGATCAAGGAGCTCCACTTCGACCGCTTCAACTCGACGCCGCTCGAGTGCGACGGCGCGCTCGTGGAGTACAACCGCGGCACCGGGCAGTGGACGATGTACACGAACAACCAGTTCCCCGGCTTCGCGGCGATCATGATGGGCCCCGCGCTCCGCGTCGGGCTGGACAAGCTCCGCATCGTCACGCAGGACATCGGCGGCGGCTTCGGCAACAAGATCACGACGCACCCACAGCTCGTCGTCTGCTGCCTGCTCGCCCGCAAGCTGAAGCGGCCGATCCAGTGGACCGAGTGGCGGACGGAGTTCCACCAGTCGATGTCGCACGGCAACGAGCGCTGGTTCGAGGACACCGAGGTGGCGGTCAAGGCGGACGGCACGTTGCTCGGCTTCCGCACGAAGGCGATCGACGACGCCGGCGCCTATCTCCGCTACGAGCCGCTCGGCGGCGTCATCTGGTCGCAGGTCGCCCCGGGCATGTACAAGTGGCGCCACCTCCGCGTGGAGTTCACGCAGGCGATGACGAACAAGGCGCCCTGCTCGCCGAACCGGGGCTACTCGCGCATGCAGCAGCTGTGGTTCACCGAGCGCGTGATCGACATCGTCGCGCACGAGCTCGGCTTCGACCCGGTCGAGATCCGCAAGCGCAACTACGTGCAGCCCGAGGACATGCCGTACGAGACGCCGAACGGCTGCGTCTACGACTCCGGCGACTACCCGCGGGCGCTGGAGATGGCGCTCGAGCTCGTCGGCGCCGACCGCATAGAGGAGCGTCGGGCCGAGGCGGCCTCGCGCGGGAAGCTGCTCGGGCTCGGCATCGGGTCGACGCTCGACTCGGGCACGAACAACTTCGGCCAGTCGCAGCTCGTCAACCCCGACCTCCAGTTCTCCGGCAACAACGAGGTGGCGACGGTCAAGCTCGACATCTTCGGCGAGGTCGTCGTCACGCTCGGCACGACGCCGCAGGGCCAGGGACACGAGACGACGGCGGCCCAGGTCGTCGCCGACACGATCGGCTGCGACGTCGACAGCGTGCACGTGCGTGCCGGGCACGACAGCTACTGGAACTCGCACGCCGGCTTCTCCGGCACGTACGCGAGCCAGTTCGCGGTCACCGGCCTCGGCGCCGTGAAGGGCGCGGCGGACATGCTCGCCGGCCAGATGAAGCAGCTCGCCGCGATGGTGTTCCAGTGCGCGCCCGACGACATCGAGCTCGCCGAGGGCTTCGCCCGCATCAAGGGCAACCCCGAGGCGGCGCTGCCGTTCATGGCGCTCGGGGCGATCGTCAACGCCAACAACGCCGGCTTCCCCGACGACCCGCCGACACTGAACTGCCGCTACGTCTACCGGCCGCCGTTCCAGGTGCCGGACAAGGAGCGCAAGTTCGGCAACCTGACGCTCACCTACTCGATGCAGATCCACGCCTGCGTGGTCGAGGTCGACCCCGAGACGGGGGTGACGGAGGTCGTCGACTACGCCGCCGTCGACGACTGCGGCACGCGGATCAACCCGCAGATCGTCGAGGGCCAGGTGATGGGCGCGACCGCGCACGCGATCGGCGCGGCGTTGTGGGAGACGTTCGCCTACGACGAGGACGGCAACCTGCTGACGCCGAACTTCTACGACTACCACGTGCCGCACGCGCTCGACATGCCGCCGCTGAAGACGGCGGCGATCGAGTCGCCGTCGCCGTTCACCCCGCTCGGCACGAAGGGGATGGGAGAGGGCGGCGGCGGCGGCATCCACTGCATCTGCGCAGGTATCCAGGACGCGCTGCGCGCTGCCGGCGGCGCCATCGTGACCGACAGCCACAACCCCTATCACCGCGTGTGGGAGCTGATCGCGCACCCCGAGCGGTCACGGGAGAACGTCGAGGTGAGATCGAAGTGA
- a CDS encoding FAD binding domain-containing protein, translated as MLLREVEYARPSTIEEAIALLSEHEGARALAGGQTLVNVMKARAASPDVLVDLADLDELRTIAFSDDESMLEIGAMVTNTQLIGSSEVEVARPILAEVAATIADVQIRNRGTIGGNVCVNDPTNHYPPLLTALAATFTIQGPSGTRTLSAEDFLVGVYLTAVGPGELLTKISVPTRRPGSGDAMEGVTLGAHGTYIANAAATVGHDGVGVVLGCVASAPVRATAMEERLAGGDWSEAAVRAAAEGLGASLDPPSDVHASGEYRAHLAEVSAVRAVLRAAERAKG; from the coding sequence ATGCTTCTACGTGAGGTCGAGTACGCGCGTCCGTCCACCATCGAGGAGGCCATCGCTCTCCTCTCCGAGCACGAAGGGGCACGTGCCCTCGCAGGGGGACAGACGCTCGTCAACGTCATGAAGGCCCGGGCTGCCTCGCCCGACGTGCTCGTCGACCTGGCGGATCTCGACGAGCTGCGCACGATCGCGTTCTCCGACGACGAGTCGATGCTCGAGATCGGCGCCATGGTGACGAACACGCAGCTGATCGGCTCCTCCGAAGTCGAGGTCGCGCGGCCGATCCTGGCCGAGGTCGCCGCCACGATCGCCGACGTGCAGATCCGCAACCGCGGCACGATCGGCGGCAACGTCTGCGTCAACGACCCGACCAACCACTATCCACCGCTGCTCACCGCGCTCGCAGCCACGTTCACGATCCAGGGGCCGAGCGGCACGCGCACGCTGTCCGCCGAGGACTTCCTCGTCGGCGTCTACCTGACGGCGGTCGGGCCCGGCGAGCTGCTCACGAAGATCTCGGTGCCGACGCGCCGCCCCGGGTCCGGGGACGCGATGGAGGGCGTCACGCTCGGCGCCCACGGCACCTACATCGCGAACGCCGCCGCGACCGTCGGACACGACGGCGTCGGCGTCGTGCTCGGCTGCGTCGCGTCGGCCCCCGTGCGCGCGACGGCGATGGAGGAGCGGCTGGCGGGCGGCGACTGGTCGGAGGCGGCGGTGCGGGCCGCGGCAGAGGGCCTCGGCGCCTCGCTCGACCCCCCGTCCGACGTCCATGCGAGCGGCGAGTACCGCGCCCACCTGGCCGAGGTGTCCGCGGTGCGCGCGGTCCTACGAGCTGCCGAGAGAGCGAAGGGGTAA
- a CDS encoding CoxG family protein translates to MNVAGVKEFDAPRAVVWGVIDDPAQMAGLMPGVEGFEIKDDRHWQAKVKVPLGLGGLKMTIDFEKLEERPLEYASMSAKGKGVGAMMNMTTSFTLSGEGDHTSMAWTAEVRIAGPVGSMGQRVLQPIINQQVGNVLTALEVKVAEAKARAEATS, encoded by the coding sequence GTGAACGTCGCAGGAGTGAAGGAGTTCGACGCGCCCCGCGCGGTCGTGTGGGGCGTGATCGACGATCCCGCCCAGATGGCCGGCCTGATGCCGGGCGTGGAGGGGTTCGAGATCAAGGACGATCGCCACTGGCAGGCGAAGGTGAAGGTGCCGCTCGGACTCGGCGGGCTGAAGATGACGATCGACTTCGAGAAGCTGGAGGAGCGCCCGCTCGAGTACGCGTCGATGAGCGCGAAGGGGAAGGGCGTCGGCGCGATGATGAACATGACGACGTCGTTCACGCTGTCGGGCGAGGGCGATCACACGTCGATGGCGTGGACGGCGGAGGTGAGGATCGCGGGGCCGGTGGGCTCGATGGGGCAGCGGGTGCTGCAGCCGATCATCAACCAGCAGGTGGGGAACGTGCTGACGGCGCTCGAGGTGAAGGTCGCCGAGGCGAAGGCCAGGGCGGAGGCGACCTCGTAG